CTACGCCAAAAGTTCAGCCACGCTAATTCGGTGCGACCAAGAGACGGCTGCACCGGCGACGCAGCTCTTGGGCTGCCCCATAGTGCAAttccccttctcctaccttgggATCCCGCTAACCATCAGACGGCCGACAGCAGCGCAACTGCAGCCAATTGTTGATAGCATGGCAAACAAACTGCCCACTTGGAAATCAAGGCTAATGCAAAAACCGGGAAGGCTTGCCCTGGTGAAATCGGTCCTTGGCGCAATCCCTATCCACCAACTGTTGGTATTGGCGCTCGTGAAGAAGACGATCAAGCTCATGGAGAAGATCGGGAGAGGCTTCCTTTGGGAGGGGCGGAGCACAACAAATGGAGGCAGTTGCCACGTCAATTGGCGGCGAGTCTGCCGGCCCATCCCCCATGGCGGACTTGGAATACAGGACCTGCACAGGACAAGCCTAGCCCTCCGCACGCGCTGGCAATGGCTCAGCCGCACCGACAACAACCGAGCCTGGTCCGGTCTGGACCTACAATTCACCACCGAAGAGACAGACTTCTTCTTCGTCTCGACAAGCATGACGATCGGCAATGGCCAGACCGCAAAATTTTGGGAGGATCGCTGGATAGGAGGCCGTGCAGTCCGCGAGATTGCACCTGACCTCTACGCCTGCATCCCCAAGCGCCGACGCAAGACTAGGACTGTGGCCGATGGCTTGGCTGGGAACCATTGGGCACAGGATATACATGGCATCATCGGCATCAACGAGCTCGGCCAATACCTACGCCTATGGCAGCTCATCGAACACACACAGCTGACCACTGGAGATGACTCCCTGATCTGGAAGTGGCACAACAGCGGCAAGTATACCGCCAAATCGGCCTATCTCACATCGTTCCAGGGCTCCACCAACTGCGCTTCATGGAAGCTCATATGGAAGAGTTGGGCACCTAACCGAGTCAAATTCTTTCATTGGCTCGCCAACATCGATCGATGCTGGACTGCCGATCGACTTGCCAGGCGAGGCCTGTAGCACCATGCCAAATGCCTGCTCTGCGACCAAGAGGCAGAGACCATTCACCACCTCTTCATCGGTTGCCCTTTTTCGCGGCAGATTTGGCATGAGATTCTATCTTGGCTGCGCATGTCCTGCAGGCCGCCGCAGGACGACGCATCCCTAAACGAGTGGTGGATCGTGGCAAGGCAACACACCCCCAAACCAATGCGCAAAGGACTTGCTACCATAACCCTGATGGTGCCCTGGATGATCTGGAAACACCGCAACAGCTGCGTTTTCGATGGACAGCAGCCCTCCATCCGCAGCCTATGTGCTACCATCAAAGACAAAGCGGCGGCCTGGGCTACAGCTGGTGCTAAGGGACTGAGAGACGTGCTTCCAACGACCTGGGATGTGCACTAATTTCCTAGCTTTAATAAACCCCTGTAACACCTCCTAGGAGGCTTGTAAACTTCTTCTATCtcttcaatgaaatgaaacgcaaagagtcctttgcgttttctcgaaaaaaataaTTCATGGTAATGCGTATACATCTCCTTTATTTTCTTCTCTGTGGTGTGGCATCGAAGTGCTTCATCAATCTATACACTTCTCGGTAGGCAACGAATACAAAAGAAGTAGGTAacgaaatactccctccgttcctttttaattgactcgaatttagtacaaacttgtactaaatctgagtcaaataaaaaagaacggagggagtaaatctTAGATTTGCTTTGGTCCAACTAGCGTTAGGTATATTAGGATTTTATACATTATGCTtgcttttaaattttaaaatcttcTAATATCTTTTCCAATAGCTGTT
This region of Lolium perenne isolate Kyuss_39 chromosome 2, Kyuss_2.0, whole genome shotgun sequence genomic DNA includes:
- the LOC139835496 gene encoding uncharacterized protein gives rise to the protein MDMAVLQQLHPRRTLPSISLYADDVIIFCHPSANDSMAIKKILSLFGHAFGLRINYAKSSATLIRCDQETAAPATQLLGCPIVQFPFSYLGIPLTIRRPTAAQLQPIVDSMANKLPTWKSRLMQKPGRLALVKSVLGAIPIHQLLVLALVKKTIKLMEKIGRGFLWEGRSTTNGGSCHVNWRRVCRPIPHGGLGIQDLHRTSLALRTRWQWLSRTDNNRAWSGLDLQFTTEETDFFFVSTSMTIGNGQTAKFWEDRWIGGRAVREIAPDLYACIPKRRRKTRTVADGLAGNHWAQDIHGIIGINELGQYLRLWQLIEHTQLTTGDDSLIWKWHNSGKPPQDDASLNEWWIVARQHTPKPMRKGLATITLMVPWMIWKHRNSCVFDGQQPSIRSLCATIKDKAAAWATAGAKGLRDVLPTTWDVH